Proteins encoded in a region of the Lathamus discolor isolate bLatDis1 chromosome Z, bLatDis1.hap1, whole genome shotgun sequence genome:
- the RXFP3 gene encoding relaxin-3 receptor 1 isoform X2, with protein MGDPCESRDCSPAVGVKDVEDWEPWNVPLDFLEDSQMGNGSNVSFLQFFKSTNLERADGVQGDSSDVVRIVISLVYSVVCALGLVGNLLVLYLMKIKQGWRKSPINLFVTSLAVTDFQFVLTLPFWAVENALDFNWLFALKNHQRGDQLGGCCSAKWLCVLIWLLAILASLPHAIFSTTATVFDDVLCLVKFPEGRRSNAQFWLGMYHIQKVLLGFVVPLIIISLCYLLLVRFINEKHVGSKCSGPGSKRRAKVTRSVSIVVLAFFLCWLPNQALTTWGILIKLNVVNFSTEYFLSQVYFFPISVCLAHSNSCLNPILYCLMRREFRSSLKSLLWRITSPSLTTMRPFTNTTKPEQEEQVLHALVPDHPDQPVQPVAASCPHATIQPEAEETSTRDLDASLTAKIVICKVSGEQQK; from the exons ATGGGAGACCCTTGTGAGAGCCGTGACTGCTCGCCAGCTGTCGGCGTGAAGGACGTAGAAGATTGGGAGCCCTGGAACGTGCCGCTGGATTTCCTGGAAGATTCCCAGATGGGCAACGGGAGCAATGTGTCCTTCCTGCAGTTCTTCAAGAGCACCAACCTGGAGCGAGCTGATGGGGTGCAAGGGGACAGCTCCGATGTGGTGAGGATTGTCATCTCACTGGTGTACTCTGTGGTATgtgccctggggctggtgggCAACCTGCTAGTCCTCTACCTGATGAAAATCAAGCAAGGCTGGAGAAAGTCCCCCATTAACCTCTTTGTAACCAGCCTGGCAGTGACCGACTTCCAGTTCGTGCTGACATTGCCATTCTGGGCAGTGGAGAATGCACTGGATTTCAACTGGCTCTTTG CCTTGAAGAATCACCAGAGAGGTGACCAACTgggtggctgctgctctgccaagTGGCTTTGTGTACTCATCTGGCTGTTGGCTATCCTGGCTTCCTTGCCCCATGCCATTTTTTCCACCACTGCCACTGTCTTTGATGATGTGCTCTGTCTTGTCAAGTTCCCTGAAGGCCGACGCAGCAATGCCCAGTTCTGGCTGGGCATGTACCACATCCAGAaggtgctgctgggctttgtGGTGCCACTGATAATCATCAGCCTCTGCTACTTGCTCCTGGTACGCTTCATCAATGAGAAACATGTTGGCAGCAAATGCAGTGGCCCTGGTTCCAAGCGCCGTGCCAAAGTGACTAGGTCAGTGTCCATCGTTGTGCTGGCTTTCTTCTTGTGCTGGCTGCCGAATCAAGCGCTCACAACATGGGGCATCCTCATCAAACTCAACGTGGTGAATTTCAGTACCGAGTATTTCCTCTCCCAAGTGTATTTCTTCCCCATCAGTGTGTGCCTGGCACACTCCAACAGCTGCCTCAATCCCATCCTCTACTGCCTCATGCGCAGGGAGTTTCGCAGCTCACTGAAGAGCCTCCTCTGGAGAATCACCTCGCCTTCCCTCACCACCATGCGTCCTTTCACCAACACCACCAAGCCcgagcaggaggagcaggtcCTGCATGCCCTGGTGCCTGACCACCCTGACCAGCCTGTCCAGCCCGTCGCTGCTTCTTGCCCTCACGCAACCATCCAGCCGGAG gcagaagaGACTTCTACTAGAGACTTGGATGCTTCGCTAACTGCGAAGATAGTGATTTGCAAGGTGTCTGGAGAACAGCAGAAGTGA
- the RXFP3 gene encoding relaxin-3 receptor 1 isoform X1: MGDPCESRDCSPAVGVKDVEDWEPWNVPLDFLEDSQMGNGSNVSFLQFFKSTNLERADGVQGDSSDVVRIVISLVYSVVCALGLVGNLLVLYLMKIKQGWRKSPINLFVTSLAVTDFQFVLTLPFWAVENALDFNWLFGKAMCKIVSYVTAMNMYASVFFLTAMSIARYHSVSTALKNHQRGDQLGGCCSAKWLCVLIWLLAILASLPHAIFSTTATVFDDVLCLVKFPEGRRSNAQFWLGMYHIQKVLLGFVVPLIIISLCYLLLVRFINEKHVGSKCSGPGSKRRAKVTRSVSIVVLAFFLCWLPNQALTTWGILIKLNVVNFSTEYFLSQVYFFPISVCLAHSNSCLNPILYCLMRREFRSSLKSLLWRITSPSLTTMRPFTNTTKPEQEEQVLHALVPDHPDQPVQPVAASCPHATIQPEAEETSTRDLDASLTAKIVICKVSGEQQK; encoded by the exons ATGGGAGACCCTTGTGAGAGCCGTGACTGCTCGCCAGCTGTCGGCGTGAAGGACGTAGAAGATTGGGAGCCCTGGAACGTGCCGCTGGATTTCCTGGAAGATTCCCAGATGGGCAACGGGAGCAATGTGTCCTTCCTGCAGTTCTTCAAGAGCACCAACCTGGAGCGAGCTGATGGGGTGCAAGGGGACAGCTCCGATGTGGTGAGGATTGTCATCTCACTGGTGTACTCTGTGGTATgtgccctggggctggtgggCAACCTGCTAGTCCTCTACCTGATGAAAATCAAGCAAGGCTGGAGAAAGTCCCCCATTAACCTCTTTGTAACCAGCCTGGCAGTGACCGACTTCCAGTTCGTGCTGACATTGCCATTCTGGGCAGTGGAGAATGCACTGGATTTCAACTGGCTCTTTGGTAAGGCAATGTGTAAGATTGTCTCCTATGTAACAGCCATGAATATGTATGCCAGTGTCTTTTTTCTCACTGCCATGAGTATAGCTCGATACCACTCTGTGTCTACAGCCTTGAAGAATCACCAGAGAGGTGACCAACTgggtggctgctgctctgccaagTGGCTTTGTGTACTCATCTGGCTGTTGGCTATCCTGGCTTCCTTGCCCCATGCCATTTTTTCCACCACTGCCACTGTCTTTGATGATGTGCTCTGTCTTGTCAAGTTCCCTGAAGGCCGACGCAGCAATGCCCAGTTCTGGCTGGGCATGTACCACATCCAGAaggtgctgctgggctttgtGGTGCCACTGATAATCATCAGCCTCTGCTACTTGCTCCTGGTACGCTTCATCAATGAGAAACATGTTGGCAGCAAATGCAGTGGCCCTGGTTCCAAGCGCCGTGCCAAAGTGACTAGGTCAGTGTCCATCGTTGTGCTGGCTTTCTTCTTGTGCTGGCTGCCGAATCAAGCGCTCACAACATGGGGCATCCTCATCAAACTCAACGTGGTGAATTTCAGTACCGAGTATTTCCTCTCCCAAGTGTATTTCTTCCCCATCAGTGTGTGCCTGGCACACTCCAACAGCTGCCTCAATCCCATCCTCTACTGCCTCATGCGCAGGGAGTTTCGCAGCTCACTGAAGAGCCTCCTCTGGAGAATCACCTCGCCTTCCCTCACCACCATGCGTCCTTTCACCAACACCACCAAGCCcgagcaggaggagcaggtcCTGCATGCCCTGGTGCCTGACCACCCTGACCAGCCTGTCCAGCCCGTCGCTGCTTCTTGCCCTCACGCAACCATCCAGCCGGAG gcagaagaGACTTCTACTAGAGACTTGGATGCTTCGCTAACTGCGAAGATAGTGATTTGCAAGGTGTCTGGAGAACAGCAGAAGTGA